The DNA sequence ACGATGCCCATGTGGGGGAATTCCCGTTTGATTTGCCGAGTGGCTTCAATGCCGCCCATGCGTGGCATGCTGACATCCATCAGAATGACATCCGGCATGAGGGTCTTGGTTTTTTCCACCGCTTCGACACCGTCCTGCGCTTCTCCGACCACGTTGATGTCGTCTTTTGTTTTGAGGATGGCCGCCAGGCCTTCGCGCACCACGCGGTGATCGTCAGCGATCAGGACTTTAATTTTTTCCATGACGAATCGTCTCCTTGTCGGCTAACGGGATGCGCAACACGATCCGCGTGCCGCGCCCTTTCTTTGAATCGATCGTGGCTTCCCCGCCCACCAGTCGCGCTCGCTCCAGGATGCCGCGAATGCCGAAGTGATCCCACTTTTCCGGATCGCGGAGCACGGCGTCCATGTCGAACCCGATCCCGTTGTCGGAGATGGTCACTTGAAGCAAATCGAAGCGAATGTCCAGTTGAACCGAGACTCGGCGGGCCTTGGCGTGTTTCTGGACGTTTGTCAGCGCTTCCTGGACGATGCGGAACAAGAAGATCTTTGTGCGCGGGAACAGGATCGTCTCGTCTCCGGTCACGGAGAACGCGGTCTTGATGCGGTATTGTGTTTCGTAGGACTTGAGATAGTTCGTCAACGCCGGGATGAGCTCCATCTTGTCGTAATGCAACGGCCGCAGGTTGAAGATCACCTGTCGCGCTTCTTGGATGGCGAGCTTCAGTTGAGCTTTCGACTCCCGGATCGTGGCGAGGCTGGCTTTGGGATTCTTGCGAAGGAGTTCCTGGGACAACTCCAGTTTGAAATTGACGCCGGCGAGACTCTGCACCAGACCGTCATGAATTTCGCAGGCAATGCGAGTGCGTTCTTCCGTGACCGCGGCACCCGTTTCTTTGACGTAGAGTCGGTACAGGGACTGGTACTTGTTCAAGGCCTTTTCGATGTCAGCAGTCGCCCGGATGCGAGCTTCGATCAGCTGCCACATGAATTTGGCGCTGGCGCCTCCGATCACGGAGACGCCCATGCGACGGATGTCTTGCAGATATTCGCCGACCTCCGGATTCCCCGACACATCGATGACCAGATCGACCGGACCCATGGTCATGAGTTTCCGGTAGTGGCGAGTGACACGAATTCGCAGGCGCCGGGCGAGTCCGAGACCGGGTGCTTGTGCACTGATGTCGGCAACCCCGACGATGCGCACCAACGGGTCGTTGGCGAAAATTTCCATCAAGGCCGTCCCGCCGCGTCCGGCGCCGATGATGGCGACATGTGTCGCTCCGGGTGTTCGCCGTCTGGTGGGCTGAGGGGTCGTTTGTCGTGCGTGGGTGGTTTTGGTGGTTGCCATATGTGTCGGCACTGGTGAAGCGGAGGTGGCTCCGCGGTGGCTGCATCGTTTCTGTCTGGACTGACACCGAGCGAACCAATCCGAAGCAGCGAGGAGCAGGGGAGGGACTAACGTTCCCGGCGCTGCTGGGCCAGCGACTTGATCTCGTCCATGAACTGGTCGATGTCCTTAAACTCTCGGTACACGGAGGCAAACCGGACGTAGGCCACTTGATCGAGCTGAGACAGTTCTTTCATCACTTCCTCGCCGACGGCGGTGCTCTCGATTTCAGTTTCTCCCATATCCTGGATGCGTTTTTCGATACGGTCGGTGACGGCCTCGATAGTCGTGGTGCTGATCGGCCGCTTTTCGCAGGCCTTCTTCAATCCCGAGACAATCTTGCCTCGATCAAAGGGCTCCCGTCGTCCATCCTTTTTCACGACGGCCGGCATGGTTTCTTCGACCCGTTCGTAGGTGGTGTAGCGGCGTTTACACGACAGGCATTCGCGCCGACGACGGATGACCTCACCTTCCTTGGCCATCCGCGAGTCGACGACTTTGTCTTCGACATCGTCGCAGAAAGGGCACTTCACTGGCGAACGTCCTGCCTAAGCGGGAGACGAATCGTAGGCATGAAAGATGGGGAAACGGTTGCACAATGTTTTTGCCTGCGCACGGACTTCGCTCTGCACCTGTGAGTCTTGCGGATGCTGCAAGACCCGATCGATCAGCGCCACGATTTCGCGCATCTCAGCTTCGCGCATTCCGCGTGTGGAGACGATCGGACTGCCGATCCGGATGCCGCTAGCCACGGCGGGCGGTTTCTCATCGTAGGGAATGGCGTTCTTGTTCACGATGATGCCGGACGCGTCCAAGGCGGCATCGGCTTCTTTTCCGGTGATGCCCTTGTTGGTCAGATTCACCAACATCAGGTGCGTGTCGGTTCCTCCCGAGACGATCTTGTAGCCGCGCTCGATCAGCCCCTGCGCCAGCGTGCGGGCGTTGGCCACTACCTGTTGCTGATACCGCTTGAATGCTGGGGACATGGCTTCCTTGAAGGCGACGGCTTTGGCGGCGATCACATGCATGAGCGGGCCGCCTTGCAAGCCGGGGAAAATGATCTTATCGACAGCTTTCGCATGCTCGGCTTTGCACATCGTCACACCGCCACGGGGGCCACGCAACGTCTTATGGGTCGTCGTCGTCACAAAATCGGCGTAAGGAACGGGATTCGGATGCAACCCGGCGGCAATCAAGCCGGCGATGTGGGCGATATCTACCAACAGATAGGCACCAACCGATTTGGCAATGTCTTGGAACTTGGCGAAGTCGAGGGTGCGGGCATAGGCGCTGGCCCCCACCACCAGCATGCGGGGACGACATTCTTCAGCGATCTTGCGGACCGCCGCATAATCGATGGTTTCGGTCTGCCGGTCCACACCATAGGAAAACGCGCGGAAAATGATACCGGAGAAATTGACCTTGCTGCCGTGGGTGAGGTGTCCCCCTTGGGCGAGGTCGAGGCCCAGGATCGTGTCGCCGGGTTTCAGCACGGCCAGATAGGCAGCCATGTTGGCTTGCGACCCTGAGTGTGGCTGTACGTTGACATGTTCGGCCCCGAAGATTTGCTTGGCGCGATCGATTGCGAGGCTTTCGACGGTATCGACGTGCTGGCAGCCGCCATAATAGCGTTTGCCGGGATATCCTTCGGCGTATTTATTTGTCATCACGCTGCCTTGGGCGGCCAAGACGGCGGGACTGGCAAAATTTTCCGACGCAATTAGCAGCAACTTGTCGCGCTGCCGCTGCTCTTCGGCGACGATGGCGTCATACGTCTCGGGGTCGGTCGATTTCAACGCGTCCAATGACCCGATCAGATCCTGCATGCTTCCTCCGAGCGTGGCGCCGGTCGGGCGGCCACGCGTCATCGCACCACAGATTAGGCCGTGGGAGCGGCTGCTTCCGTTTCTTCCTGTTTCTTGACCACGTGCACCGCGATCGTGGCGGTCACTTCGCGCGGGAGCTTCACGGCAATCGCGTGGGTTCCGAGTTCCTTGATGGGTTGCGCCAGCTGGATCTTGCGACGATCCACGGTAAAGCCCTGCTCGGCCAACCCTTCCGCAATGTCCTTCGCCGTCACCGATCCGAACATCTTGTCGTCTTTTCCGACCTGGGCTGCGATCGTGAGTGACACGGTCGACATCTTCTTGCCATGTGCTTCGATCTCTTGCTTTTCCTTCTTGGCCTTCTCGGCTGCGGCGCGCTTCGCGTGTTCGAATTCTTTGATGTTCCGGCTATTGGCTTCCACAGCCTTCTTGCGCGGCAAGAGATAGTTCCGGGCAAACCCGTTGGAGACGTCCAAAAGGTCGCCAAGATCGCCCACGCCATCGAGTGTTTCCTGGAGAATCACCTTCATACTGCAACTCCTTCTGTTGGAAAGGGAAAAAGCATACTGACGGGCTGTACAAAAGTCAATTGATCCGGAGCGGTCGGATCGGGGTTTTCTTCAGCCGTCCGGACCAGCGATACGGGTGCGTGGCAGGGCGTGGTGCGCCCGTTCGCCATTCGGAGCAAGGGGAGCGTCTGGTTGGTGAGGGGGGTGTTCCCGGCTGGACAGGGTCTTTCTCAACTCTTTAAGATACGCTCCCTATTTCACTGAGCATGCTGCCGCAGATGTCGGGGGCATGTAGGGCCGAGCCCCTTCGACAGTCAGGAGCATAACGAGTTATGGCCGCCATACCCGGCACCTTGCCGGATCTTCTCGATCAGTTGGCTGCGACCCTCGAACGCGATGCCGCGCAGAGTGCAGCGCAGGGGCAGGATCAAGCGGTCGCGCTTGTACGCGGGCGGTTGCTGCAGACAATCGGGAACCTGCACCTCTATGAGTTCTTCCTTCCGCCGGATGTTCGGGTGGGTACCGATCTCGCCGCGACTCTGCTGCTGGGCGAGGAGACGGAACCGACGGAAGGCCTCGTCTTGTTCCAGGAGGGCGAGCGTCTGGTGCTCCAGGTGTTTGATGCGATCGGCGAGGTGGTCCCGCACGCCACGCTGGTGCCGGACTCCAGCGGATTGGTTCTGACGACCAGCCATCGGTTGGCGGAAATGAGCAAGGCAGGTACGTCGTATACGCTAGGTCCTGCGGAACGTTTGCTCCCTATCCTGGAAGCAGCACAAACAGGAGACCATGCCGCGTTGGCGGCCGTGACCCCGACCTCGGTGTTGACGCCGCTGTGGCAGGAGGATACGACAGCGCGCCGGCAGAAGGTGGCCACGCTGGTTATCGAGTTGATTCGAGCCAACAAGCGTATTCTTCTGGTCACCCCAGATCATCAGAGCGCAGATGTCATCACCCTTGTGGCCGCGCGGGCCATAAAGGCGGCCGGGCTGACGTTCAAGAGCTGGCTGAGTCGGTACGAACTGGCGACCAGCAAGGAAAGCGCGGGCATTCCCCTCCCGGATTTGGGATTCGAGGCGCAGATGCATCAATTCTATGCCAAGTCTCGGTCCGACAAGGCGGCGCTGCGCAAGAAGTACGATCGGTTTCGCGAGCTTACGCCGATCCTCGCCTATAAGGCGCAAAAGCAAAAAGATTTGGACGAAGTGCGCCTCCTGGAATGGCGTCTGGTGACACAGTTGAGCGACTACCAGGCGAAGATCAAAGATATCGACGCGACTCTGGCGCAGTATGAACAGCTGCCGATTTGGAAACGTCTGTCCATGCAGGCCATGGGAAAAAATGTCGACTCCCTTCGCGAATACAAGGTCATCTATGAGCGCTACAGCGCCGGGCTTCGCAAGGAGGTCGATATCGCCAAGCAGCGGATCGAAGAGCTCATTCCCGAAGCGACGGTTCCCAAGGAGCTCAAGCCGGAATTTGCCGAGCTAAAAGAGGATGTCATTCATTTGGGCGGCACCAAGAAAATCCGGGAGCTCCTGGCGGCGGAAGAGCATACGAACCGTCAGGCCTTCGTGCAGAACCGGCGGGTGATCGTCACCACTGCCGCGCGAGTGGCGGCGGATCCTTTATTTCGCAAGGTGCGGTTCGACGTGTTGATTGCTGAAGAGGCTCCTCGTATCCCGAGTCCATTTCTCCTGGCCGCGGCGGGGCTGGTGCGCGAACGCATTGTGCTCACCGGCGATCTGCGGGAAGTGACCCCGCACAGCGCCTGGAATCTTCGGAACGGCCTCTCTCCAATCGTGTAACTATCAGGAGGGTTGGCCACGAGCGAATTTTCAGTCGCTCACCTTGACGGGTTCTAACCGATCAGCGATAATCCCGCCTCATTCCTCGAGCCGAAGTGGCGGAACTGGCAGACGCACTGGTTTCAGGTACCAGCGCCCGTAAGGGTATCCGGGTTCAACTCCCGGCTTCGGCACCACCCTTTCTAAATTGTAGCGATTTCGTGAGCTTGCGAAGAGGCAGGGCAGCGACGTGTTATGAGCGTGTTCACGCGGCTCATCGCGCCGTCGAGTTTCTCAGCCTTGATCGACCGGTCGCGCAGGGATAATTCCCTCGATGCATGGCCGACAGTCTTCATGATCGTGTCGGGATCCATCCCGGTGTCAGCCAAGCACGTCACCACACAGCGCCGAATATCGTGGAAAATGACGTCTTTGATCTCCCGTATCCTGCAGAGCGGCACGAGCCACTTCATTCTCAACTCGACGTCACGGTCCTGTCCCCGAACTACTACTGCCTGATCCACAGCACGGAAGATTCTGAAGAACTAAAAGTAGTCCGACCACGATCCGCACCCGAAGCGAGGACTGCGTATGACTGACAAGCTCAATCCCAAGCAGCCGTTAAGTGTAGAAGAGAGCGTCCTCGCCACCATGTGGGCGATGGAAGCGATTGTTGAGCTACTCCAGAGCAAGGGACTCTGTTCGAAGCAGGAGGTCCATGATATGGTTTCGGAATTGCGGACCCGGCATGCTGAACTGAAGGGAAAGGTCATTGTGCCCGGCACTCTCGCCAACACTACAGAAGAGCAATATCTGATCGATCATGTGCTCAAGCTCATTGAGGCGGTCGGGTTGCAGCCAGCAGAATCGAAGGAACTTCTTCGCCGAGTGTCGTTGATCATCGATCAGCACGCACGCACGAAACAGATGCCGAGGTGAGTTTTCGCCACCAAGGCATGCGTATTCATTTCACGAGACGCTCAACCCGTTCCCTTCCTTCTGTACCCGAATTGTTGCCATCTTCCGAAAACGTTCTCCACCTTCACAACGATCTGAGCATGGCCACGGACGCCGCTATGAGGAAGTCCCTGTGATCAAGAGATTCGTCGACGTGATGGCTTTTCTCGTTCTGGGCCTGGCCGGTGTGGTTGTCATGTATGGCCTGTTTGCCTTCATGGTGGTCGCTTGGAGTTGGCTGGAGGAGCGGGGGCTTCTGGGGCAGGCAGGCCTCGTGGTTCTGCTCGTGGGGTGGGCATCTCATCGTGTCCTCCTGTTTTGGAGGGAGTCGCAATCAGAAGGTTGATCAGAATGGGGATCGCCTACTCAAACCGTGTGTCTGGCACCTTGTTGCGGATGGGTATTGTCGGCGATCGGCTGATCGGCACAAACATGTGATCACCCAATGAGGGGAGGGTTCGCTGTCGAATCCCGCAGGCCCGCCCTCCACTGTCCGCCAGAACTCTTCGACAGACTCAGCCAGCAGATTTTTGATGCGCTCAATCACGAAGGCGTGACTTCCCACTAAGCCCTCCAGGTTGTGGCCCGCACAGCGGAATTCTTCGCCGCCGTTGATCTGGTCGCGGGCCGTCCCTCTCATTCGCGCCCGGACTGGTTCCTCAGTACCCCCTGCTCGGATGTGTTGTGACGAGATGCCCTACCTCTTTGGCTCGTCGACAGGCCTAACTCGGGAAGCAAGGAGGGCATCACTCCTTCTAGGCCGTAACGATATTGAGCGTTTGTTGCGCGAACTCGGCCAGGGGAGTTTTCCTCTCCCTTGAGGTCGTCCTGTGCGTGGTGCAGGGATGTGGAACGGAGTCGGTTAGGAGGGATGGACTACGATCCGACCGGCGTCATCAACCAGTTGGTGATATAGACGTTGAGAACCTGGCCCTTGCCCTTTGGCAGCAGCTTGTTGACGGTGCGCTTGAGATCTTCTCGCAAGGTGACTGATTGACCGGGCACGCGCAGGTCTTGAACCGGATAGGTATGCAGCATTTCCATAATGTACCGATCGATCTGGTCGTGTCGTTCCCTGATGATCGTGGCGGTCGCAGGCCGATCGATCTCCACGGCGAGGTTTGCTTGAACGTAGTAGAATCGCGCCCCGTCATCGACCGGGGCCACGATGGCCGGCAGATTGATGGTGAGGCCCGCAGATGTTGGTGAGAGTTCAGCGGAGGGCTTGCTCAGCGAGAGCGTGCGCGGAATCAGGTCGGGGGTAGAGAAGCCGCCAAGATACCCGACCACCAAGAGGATGGACGAGATACTGATCAAGAGGGCGAGGCAGATGCGCAGGGTGATGTTCATGCCGTCAATGATTGGGGTATGGTGACTGCTCAGCCGGCGCTGCTGTTCAGAGGCCGGAATCGCCGTCCGGATAAGCGTACCACCTGCCGCCTGAAAGTCTGTACGTAGTCATCATGGTTTTCGAGCTGGGTAAATGCCCAGGCTGTTCCAAGCGATGTCGGAATTCTCTCTCCCCATACATTCAAAGACATCCGGCCAATTGTCAGATGTGTCCGACAGTGCCTTGGTTGCAAAGGGAACCGTGGTAGCAGCAACCGGTAAGAACGCTCACTGTCCCTGCCGTGAGCACAGTGATCAACCTGCCCTTTTATCCCCATGATCGCAGTAGTCCCCTTTGATATACTCCCGGCTAATTCGGTTCTCCTGTCGTCACGATGCCGCTCGTGCCGGGCGCCGTTGGCGATGGGAGCCACGCCATACGGATGTGGTCCACTCCCAATCGGTCGTCCTCCACTCCGGCTCACAACTACTCATCAAGATTATGACACTCGGTTGGAAGCGGAAGAAGAACCAGGTTCTTTGGGCGGAACCGGATGAGTGAGCGGAGATCAGCCAGATCAGTTGGACCTGGGTGCGCGGCCACAAGGGGCACCCTGAAAACGAAGCCTGCGACTTCCTGGCGCAACGCACCGCCTCCATCGCGGCGTCCTCTGGTGGCGCGCAGGTTCAGAAAGGACAGCATGCATCTCCTCAAGGTCGGACGCTTCCATATTAACCTCGACTATATCCAATTCATCCACGAGGAACGGGAGGATTTAATTCTGCATTTCGGTGAGGGGGCCAACCTTCGGACCACCTCTGTCGCGCGCAATTCCCCTGAAGGTGAACTGCTGCAGCGGTTCATGGTCCACCATCTCTGGGCGGATCCGTCTCCGGCCTAGTAGGCATCAAGTCTTCGTACCTGCCCTTGTGTAGTGCAGCTCATTCGATCATTGCCGGTGTGCGGGAGCAGGTGTTGTGGTGGGTGTGTCGGGTTGGACGGAATGCGTGGACTATCCAATGCGGAGCGTCGATCTCGGCTTGGTTGCCGTTCGGCAATTCCCTGAACAGCCGGTGTCCCGGCCCGTCAGCCAGAGCCGGTTTCTGGCGAACCACGTATAGCCTCGGACGAGGAGCGGATCGATGAGAGGGAGGCGGCTCAGGCGGGCCAGCATCCCCAGTCCGACCGCCTGCCAGATGGCGCGGAAGACTTCCACGCCGGTGATGAGCATTCCATCGTCCCATTGCGCGTGAATCACTGCGCCAAGGCGTGCGGGATCGAGGCCGGTTGATCCTGCGTCGTACCCAGGGGCCGAGAAATCACAGAGCTTCAGCCGTTGCTTTCTATCCAAGTGCTTCATCAGCGCCATCTCGCGCGCACAGATGGGGCAGGCGCCGTCATAGAACACGGTGAGTGGGTAGAGTGGCATCGAAACCGACCCTTCGTTAGCCTGGGATCGGAAAGCGTCGCGTGAGTTGTTCCAGCTTCTCGTCGAGCTCGCCGAAGGTTTCCAGCACGTCGATATCGGCTTCCGTAAAATGCCGCCGCATGGCAAGTGCTCCCTGGCCGCCGGCCAAGAGTGCGGACAGCGGCGCCACCTCTTGTGCCAGCGCGTGAATCAATTCACTTGCCGGTAAGTCCGGGAGTGCGATGGTACAGGAGAGAATGGTCAAGTCCGGGGCGACTTCACGACAGAGGTTGCTGAGGGAGAGGATGGGGACGTTGGCTCCGAGGTAGTAAACCCGACAGCCGCGAACTCGGCAACGATAGGCGACGGCGAGCGAGGCAAGATCGTGTTCCTCGCCGGGCGGGCAAGCCACGACGACCGTGGCGCCGAACTCCGCGACCGGGAGTTGGTTCATGGCCGCATACAATTTTTGTTTGATCTGGCTGGTCACGTAATGCTCGACCGCCACGCTGATGCGGCCGGTATGCCACAGCTGCCCCACACGTTCCTGCAGCGGCAGCAGAATCCCGTGGAGTGCTTCTTCGAAGGGCACTACCGCCACGGCACCGTTTAATCGCTTTTCGAAGGTGATCCGATCGAGTGGTTCCAGGGCGATTAGCAGTTCTCGCAACAGCCGATCAAACGTATTGTCGACGACGGCCATTCGTGGCCCCGATGTGCGCATGCGGTTGATTAGCTCTTCCCGTCCCGCTTTGGCCAGATCTCCGATTGATGCTCCCGCATCCAGCTGCTGCTTGAGATACCGCAGCAGTGCCACGTCCTCATCTGAATAGTTGCGATAGCGGTTGGCTCCTCTGGTCGGTTTGAGCAGAGCAAATCGACGCTCCCACACGCGAATGACGTCGCGGCTCAGGCCGGTGAGTTTCGCAACCCTATGAATTCTGTGAGTATTCATCGCGTGGATTCAGTATAGATTCATGTCCAATGTTTGTCAAATATTATCCCATAAAAACTCTTGACACGTTGGACATATAGGGTGTAAACATTGGACATACACGTTGCAAACATTGGACACTGTTGCGCAGGAGTAACCATGGCAGCACAACACGCGACCGAAGAAATCGTAGGACGAAGCGAGACCCGGGTCGAGGTTCTGAAGTTCCGGCAGGAGTCGAGCTGCACGCGATGCGGTGGGCTCATGGTTCCTGATTTCTGTACGGATCTGCTGAACGGTTCCGGCTCGCTCGACTGCTCCACCCTCCGCTGCGTGCAATGCGGTGACATCGTCGATCCGGTCATTCGGTGGAATCGTCATCTCCAGCGACTGGCCGGTGCAGCCCGCGAGCTGAAGGTCGTGGGTCAGTTCTCCCGCGCTCAGGTGCCCGCGTAGGATTCATTGTGATGAAGATCATGGGCGGTCTAACGAAGGAGGTACACATGCGGAGTCGAAAATCTGTGCAGATAGGCATAGCGGCAGTGCTGTTAACGGGGGCCGCGACGTTGGCGGTCGCGGCGGAATCGGCGGGCGATAAGGATATGGTGCTGATTCCGAAAGGAGAATTCACCATGGGGAGCAATGAGCATGCCGATGAGGCCCGGCATCAGGTGGTGCTGGACGCCTACCTCATCGATAAGTTCGAGGCGTCGAATGCGCGATACAAGGAATTCATGCGGGCGACCGGCCATCCCGCCCCGGCCTACTGGGACGATCCGCGTCTCAGTAAGCCTGAACAGCCGGTTGTTGGGGTGAGCTGGACCGACGCCAACGCCTTTTGCAAGTGGGATGGCAAGCGGTTGCCCACGGAAGCGGAATGGGAAAAGGCGGCTAAGGGACCGGAGGGCGACAATCACTATCCGTGGGGCCATCATCTCGACCCGAAAAAGGCCAACTATGGTCAAAACGTGGGACGCACCATGCCGGTCGATTCCTATCCCGAGGGCGTGAGCGGATACGGCGTCTACCACATGGCGGGCAATGTCTTCGAGTGGGTGGACGATTGGTACGATCCGAAATATTACCGGAGCAGTAACGCGCTGAATCCTCGCGGCGCGGACAAAGGCTACAACTTCGCGAACCAAGGTCCGGTCAAGGTCTTGCGCGGCGGCTCCTGGCTCGCTCCGGAAACCTCCCTGCACACCAGTCACCGATTCTGGAATCAGCCGGAAAACAATTCCTACGGTGTTGGATTGGGCTTCCGCTGTGCCAAGTCGGTCACCGTGGTGTCGGAGGAAGCGGCTCAAGCCGGACGTGACGCATTTATCCAGGCACTCGTCGGGATGGGTGCGGAGAAGCACGCAGATGCCCTTGCGTCTATTGAGAAGGCGCTCGCGGCAGATCCAGACAACCGAGAGTATCAGGCGACTCGAGAGCTCATCAAGAACAGCATGAAGAAGTGATCCGTGACGCAGAGGGGCGGCGATGTCCGCCTTCCTGCCGCACCGCGGGCAAGGAGGTACGGCATGAATATGATGAGACACGTGCTTGGAGCAGGTTTGGCCATGGGTGTGGTCATCGCGTTGCCGGTAGCCCATACGGAAGAATCCGACATTCCGAGCGATACGGTGTGCGTGGGCAAGGGCCGTCTGTGATGGGATTGGACAAGACTGAGCTGGCCAAGTCAGACCGGCGGCTCTCCATGTACGTCAAGCGCATGAATACACCCTGGTCAGCGGAAGCGTTTCACGACGAAGGTCCGGCCCATATGGTGTTCTTGGATTCGTACCTCATCGACACGTATGAGGTGGCGAACAAGGACTATGGGGAATTCATTTGTGCCACCGGCCATCCCGCGCCGGCCTCTTGGGATGATCCTCGTCTGAACACGCCACGTCAGCCTGTGGTCGGTGTGAATGGGATCGATGCCAAGAGCTAACTGCGAGTTCCGGGGGAAGTGCCTTCCGACGGAGGCGGAGTGGGAGATGGCGGCTCACGGGCCGAACGGCAACCTGTATCCCTGGGGCAACGATGTCGATTCCGATACGGCCAACTATGATCGACATCATGAGGCGACCCTGCCCGTGGATTCGCATCCGGAGGGTGCCATCCGGTCGACGCATCGGTTCTGGAATCACCCGCTCAACAACAGCTACGGGGTGGGGTTAGGGTTCCGCTGCGCCAAGAACGCGCCGTCTGATTGGGAACAGCGCATTCGCGACAGCAACATCACCGCATGAGTGGAAATGGGCCGGGAGCGATTTGCCGAGGCGTTGCAGGCGGTCAATCGGGGGCTGGTGATGGATTCAGTTAACGTAGAACTCCTGGAACTGCGTCCCCTGATCGAGCAGTCGATAGCCCGACGCTGAGGTCTGCGCGCGAACGGAGTCGCTGAGACAGTTCCTACGAGGGAGGCAGAGCCATGACGAACAGGACAATGATCACGCTGATCGGTGGGGTTGCGGCGTGGCTGTGGGCGACGGCGATTCACGCCGGTCCCCTGGATGCCAGTCGCCACATGCATCCGGAAAATGTGCAACTCGTGCATGAGGCGGAGCATAGCGTGGACCATGCCTGGGAGGTGTACCACCGTGCGGCGCTCGGCGGGACCGTGGCGTCGCCCGATCTGCAGGCACAAATCGAACAACACTTGCATGAAGC is a window from the Nitrospira sp. genome containing:
- the nrdR gene encoding transcriptional repressor NrdR; this encodes MKCPFCDDVEDKVVDSRMAKEGEVIRRRRECLSCKRRYTTYERVEETMPAVVKKDGRREPFDRGKIVSGLKKACEKRPISTTTIEAVTDRIEKRIQDMGETEIESTAVGEEVMKELSQLDQVAYVRFASVYREFKDIDQFMDEIKSLAQQRRER
- a CDS encoding serine hydroxymethyltransferase translates to MQDLIGSLDALKSTDPETYDAIVAEEQRQRDKLLLIASENFASPAVLAAQGSVMTNKYAEGYPGKRYYGGCQHVDTVESLAIDRAKQIFGAEHVNVQPHSGSQANMAAYLAVLKPGDTILGLDLAQGGHLTHGSKVNFSGIIFRAFSYGVDRQTETIDYAAVRKIAEECRPRMLVVGASAYARTLDFAKFQDIAKSVGAYLLVDIAHIAGLIAAGLHPNPVPYADFVTTTTHKTLRGPRGGVTMCKAEHAKAVDKIIFPGLQGGPLMHVIAAKAVAFKEAMSPAFKRYQQQVVANARTLAQGLIERGYKIVSGGTDTHLMLVNLTNKGITGKEADAALDASGIIVNKNAIPYDEKPPAVASGIRIGSPIVSTRGMREAEMREIVALIDRVLQHPQDSQVQSEVRAQAKTLCNRFPIFHAYDSSPA
- a CDS encoding 50S ribosomal protein L9; the encoded protein is MKVILQETLDGVGDLGDLLDVSNGFARNYLLPRKKAVEANSRNIKEFEHAKRAAAEKAKKEKQEIEAHGKKMSTVSLTIAAQVGKDDKMFGSVTAKDIAEGLAEQGFTVDRRKIQLAQPIKELGTHAIAVKLPREVTATIAVHVVKKQEETEAAAPTA
- a CDS encoding flagellar basal body-associated FliL family protein; translated protein: MNITLRICLALLISISSILLVVGYLGGFSTPDLIPRTLSLSKPSAELSPTSAGLTINLPAIVAPVDDGARFYYVQANLAVEIDRPATATIIRERHDQIDRYIMEMLHTYPVQDLRVPGQSVTLREDLKRTVNKLLPKGKGQVLNVYITNWLMTPVGS
- a CDS encoding DUF393 domain-containing protein; its protein translation is MPLYPLTVFYDGACPICAREMALMKHLDRKQRLKLCDFSAPGYDAGSTGLDPARLGAVIHAQWDDGMLITGVEVFRAIWQAVGLGMLARLSRLPLIDPLLVRGYTWFARNRLWLTGRDTGCSGNCRTATKPRSTLRIG
- a CDS encoding MerR family transcriptional regulator — translated: MNTHRIHRVAKLTGLSRDVIRVWERRFALLKPTRGANRYRNYSDEDVALLRYLKQQLDAGASIGDLAKAGREELINRMRTSGPRMAVVDNTFDRLLRELLIALEPLDRITFEKRLNGAVAVVPFEEALHGILLPLQERVGQLWHTGRISVAVEHYVTSQIKQKLYAAMNQLPVAEFGATVVVACPPGEEHDLASLAVAYRCRVRGCRVYYLGANVPILSLSNLCREVAPDLTILSCTIALPDLPASELIHALAQEVAPLSALLAGGQGALAMRRHFTEADIDVLETFGELDEKLEQLTRRFPIPG
- a CDS encoding SUMF1/EgtB/PvdO family nonheme iron enzyme; protein product: MRSRKSVQIGIAAVLLTGAATLAVAAESAGDKDMVLIPKGEFTMGSNEHADEARHQVVLDAYLIDKFEASNARYKEFMRATGHPAPAYWDDPRLSKPEQPVVGVSWTDANAFCKWDGKRLPTEAEWEKAAKGPEGDNHYPWGHHLDPKKANYGQNVGRTMPVDSYPEGVSGYGVYHMAGNVFEWVDDWYDPKYYRSSNALNPRGADKGYNFANQGPVKVLRGGSWLAPETSLHTSHRFWNQPENNSYGVGLGFRCAKSVTVVSEEAAQAGRDAFIQALVGMGAEKHADALASIEKALAADPDNREYQATRELIKNSMKK
- a CDS encoding SUMF1/EgtB/PvdO family nonheme iron enzyme, producing MGLDKTELAKSDRRLSMYVKRMNTPWSAEAFHDEGPAHMVFLDSYLIDTYEVANKDYGEFICATGHPAPASWDDPRLNTPRQPVVGVNGIDAKS
- a CDS encoding SUMF1/EgtB/PvdO family nonheme iron enzyme; this translates as MPRANCEFRGKCLPTEAEWEMAAHGPNGNLYPWGNDVDSDTANYDRHHEATLPVDSHPEGAIRSTHRFWNHPLNNSYGVGLGFRCAKNAPSDWEQRIRDSNITA